In one Nicotiana sylvestris chromosome 8, ASM39365v2, whole genome shotgun sequence genomic region, the following are encoded:
- the LOC104240726 gene encoding small ribosomal subunit protein mS86 (rPPR1) — protein sequence MAALRSKLRLITTHPHHHHRRYSILNPDSKTPLSAKDKSRAALSLLKSETNPQRILEICRAASLTPESHLDRVAYSKAISKLKDLNHFSGIRSFLQESTTRPDLKSERFISHFIVLYGQAGLIDEAKRAFDEMEEKMGIQRTEKTLNSLLFACVLVKDYAEMKRIFVEYPKKYGFIADLDTYNLVIKGFCESGSSSSVYSILDEMSRKNVKPNTTTFGNCITGFYKEEKYEDVGKILEMMKEYGIAPGISTYNLRIQSLCKLKKSGEAKALFDGILSRGLKVNHVTYGHLILGFCREGNLEEAKSLFQKMVNTSGLRPDAECYFTLVYYLCQGKDFEAALKICRSCLAEGWVPNFSTMKSLVEGLASISKVDDAREIIGQVKEKFSKNVEKWNEIEEALPK from the coding sequence ATGGCAGCACTTCGCAGCAAGCTCCGACTCATCACCACCcacccccaccaccaccaccgCCGCTACTCCATCCTAAACCCTGATTCCAAAACCCCACTCTCCGCCAAGGACAAATCACGCGCCGCCCTATCCCTCCTCAAATCCGAAACAAACCCACAACGCATCCTCGAAATCTGCCGTGCCGCTTCCTTGACCCCCGAATCCCACCTCGATCGCGTTGCTTATTCCAAAGCCATTTCAAAGCTCAAAGATCTCAATCACTTCTCAGGTATCCGCTCATTTCTCCAAGAATCCACGACCCGGCCCGACTTGAAATCCGAGCGGTTCATTTCCCATTTTATTGTTCTTTACGGGCAGGCGGGGCTGATCGACGAGGCGAAAAGAGCTTTTGATGAAATGGAGGAGAAAATGGGTATTCAAAGAACTGAGAAAACTCTGAATTCTTTGCTTTTTGCTTGTGTTTTAGTTAAGGATTATGCTGAAATGAAAAGGATATTTGTGGAATATCCTAAAAAGTATGGGTTTATTGCGGATTTAGATACGTATAACTTGGTGATTAAAGGATTTTGTGAATCGGGTTCTTCGAGTTCTGTTTATTCGATTTTGGATGAAATGAGTAGGAAGAATGTTAAGCCTAACACAACGACGTTTGGGAACTGTATAACCGGGTTTTATAAGGAGGAGAAGTATGAGGATGTTGGAAAAATATTGGAAATGATGAAAGAATATGGTATAGCGCCGGGAATTAGTACGTATAATTTAAGGATTCAGAGCTTGTGTAAGCTTAAGAAGTCGGGGGAAGCTAAGGCGTTATTCGATGGGATTTTATCGAGAGGTTTGAAGGTGAATCATGTGACTTATGGTCATTTGATACTCGGGTTTTGTAGGGAAGGTAATTTAGAAGAAGCGAAGAGTTTGTTTCAGAAGATGGTTAATACTAGCGGATTGAGACCGGATGCTGAATGCTATTTTACGTTAGTTTATTATTTGTGTCAAGGTAAGGATTTTGAGGCTGCGctgaagatttgtagaagttgtTTGGCCGAGGGATGGGTCCCGAATTTCTCCACAATGAAGTCACTCGTTGAGGGATTGGCTAGCATTTCGAAGGTTGATGATGCACGGGAAATCATAGGTCAAGTGAAGGAGAAGTTTTCGAAGAACGTTGAGAAATGGAACGAGATTGAAGAGGCATTGCCAAAGTAG